The Anomaloglossus baeobatrachus isolate aAnoBae1 chromosome 4, aAnoBae1.hap1, whole genome shotgun sequence genome contains the following window.
AGCACATCTCTGGGCACATGAGTGCAGCACATGGCAGAGCAGCTGATGGAAGGCTGCACACAAGTACCTGAATATCTTCACGATGAGGCAGGCGATGAGGAAGGTGCTGAAGCCGCACACGAAGATGAAGACGCTCTTGATGGTGGGCATGTACTGCCCGATGCTGCTGAAGCGGGTCACCCTGGCAGTGTCATTGCCCTGTGTGTCCGGAGTCTGCAGGCTGCTGTTACCAGACATGGGGGAGAGGGTTTCCTCCAGCTCCCGCCTGTACACGGCGCTGGCCAGGGCGGCA
Protein-coding sequences here:
- the FAM174B gene encoding membrane protein FAM174B, with product MRAVQSCAVCLLLCAALASAVYRRELEETLSPMSGNSSLQTPDTQGNDTARVTRFSSIGQYMPTIKSVFIFVCGFSTFLIACLIVKIFRSGKRIRKTRKYDIITMPAERVEMAPLNEDNFEDEDSTVFDVKYRYRRPLTGSDL